A single window of Bacteroidota bacterium DNA harbors:
- a CDS encoding adenosylcobalamin-dependent ribonucleoside-diphosphate reductase → MITAENKKETKSATSTYTFAEALSKSMEYFNGDELAANTWLSKYAMRDKKGNFLESTPVEMHKRMAKEFARVESLYKTKENQKNQLSDYGKKREALTNESIFHLFHKFKYVIPQGSVMSSLGNQHVIASLSNCIVLPEIYDSYGGVFYTDQQMAQLFKRRCGVGIDISTLRPSGQNVSNAAGTTSGAVSFMDRFSSTTREVAQNGRRGALMITMDIAHPDIEQFITIKQDLKKITGANISIKVSDEFMTAVKNGTKFTLKYPVDSKNPSITKTIDARELWKTITKCAHNTAEPGIIFWDRQHHYSTSSIYPGFKNVSTNPCSEIAMQGGDSCRLIALNLYNFVDSPFTSDAKFNFEKFYEISYEAQRLMDDLVDLELEAIEKIIAKVQSDPEPDFIKKVELETWNLLYNAGKKGRRTGLGFTALADTLAALNIKFDSNEALAMTDEIMKTKCKAEFESSIDMAVERGKFEAYDNTYEDQSEFIDMFKSVFPDVTKRMYKFGRRNISISTVAPTGSISILAQSSSGIEPVFLLSYKRRKKVNPGDPNSKVDFVDNLGDCWQEFTIYHHRLKDWMSITGNNNIAQSPYFQSTANDIDWEKRILLQSIVQKYTTHSISSTINLPNNATEELVGDIYLKSWEAGLKGITVYRDGSRSGVLVSDKEKEKSNHLKDSIPPKRPAKIDASIMRFMNHNEKWIAFVGIIDNRPYEIFTGKAEDSFILPEWISKGWITKTKSEGGKSRYDFQYLDKDGYKVTIEGLSRSFNKEYWNYAKLISGVLRHGMPLIHVIDLIENLNFSNESIITWKSGLERALKQFIPNGSQAKDKQCPSCGDPSGLIYEEGCLKCKSCGHSKCG, encoded by the coding sequence ATGATTACAGCTGAAAATAAAAAAGAAACTAAAAGCGCTACCAGTACATACACCTTCGCTGAAGCTCTGAGTAAAAGTATGGAGTATTTCAACGGGGATGAATTGGCAGCTAACACATGGTTGAGCAAGTATGCCATGAGAGACAAGAAAGGGAATTTTCTGGAAAGCACTCCTGTTGAGATGCATAAACGAATGGCAAAAGAATTTGCGCGTGTTGAATCGCTTTATAAAACAAAAGAAAACCAGAAAAATCAATTGTCTGATTATGGCAAAAAACGTGAGGCACTTACTAACGAGTCGATATTTCATCTATTTCATAAATTCAAATATGTCATTCCGCAAGGCAGTGTAATGTCTTCTTTAGGAAACCAACATGTAATTGCATCTTTATCTAATTGTATTGTATTACCGGAAATATACGATTCATATGGCGGTGTATTCTATACAGATCAACAAATGGCACAATTATTTAAACGCCGTTGTGGAGTTGGTATAGATATTTCTACTCTACGTCCGAGCGGACAAAATGTGAGTAACGCGGCAGGAACCACATCTGGTGCTGTTTCATTTATGGACAGATTCTCGAGTACAACAAGAGAGGTTGCACAAAATGGAAGAAGAGGCGCCTTAATGATTACTATGGATATTGCTCATCCTGATATAGAACAATTTATTACAATAAAACAAGATCTTAAAAAAATTACCGGTGCTAACATATCAATAAAAGTATCGGATGAATTTATGACTGCTGTGAAAAACGGAACTAAATTCACATTAAAATATCCTGTCGACTCAAAAAACCCAAGCATTACAAAAACAATTGATGCAAGAGAACTTTGGAAAACAATTACAAAATGCGCACATAACACTGCTGAGCCGGGAATCATCTTTTGGGACAGACAACATCACTATTCTACGTCATCCATTTATCCTGGATTTAAAAATGTTTCAACTAATCCATGTTCTGAAATTGCCATGCAGGGCGGCGATAGTTGTCGATTAATAGCACTTAATTTGTACAATTTCGTTGATTCTCCTTTTACTTCAGATGCTAAATTTAACTTTGAGAAATTTTATGAGATTAGTTATGAAGCGCAACGATTAATGGATGATTTAGTGGATTTAGAACTTGAGGCTATTGAGAAAATAATTGCGAAAGTTCAGTCCGATCCTGAACCCGATTTTATTAAAAAAGTAGAGCTCGAAACCTGGAATTTATTATACAACGCAGGAAAAAAAGGGAGAAGAACGGGTTTAGGTTTTACAGCTCTTGCGGACACGCTCGCTGCACTAAACATTAAATTTGACAGTAACGAAGCGTTAGCTATGACAGATGAAATCATGAAGACGAAATGCAAAGCTGAATTTGAAAGCTCTATCGATATGGCTGTTGAACGAGGAAAGTTTGAAGCCTACGATAACACATACGAAGATCAATCCGAATTTATTGATATGTTTAAATCGGTATTTCCAGATGTAACAAAAAGAATGTACAAATTTGGAAGAAGGAATATTTCCATTAGTACAGTTGCACCCACCGGTAGTATTAGTATTTTGGCGCAATCATCTTCTGGTATTGAGCCGGTATTTTTATTAAGTTACAAGCGTCGTAAAAAAGTTAATCCGGGCGACCCTAACAGCAAAGTTGATTTTGTTGACAATCTTGGCGACTGTTGGCAAGAATTTACGATATACCATCACCGTTTAAAAGATTGGATGAGTATTACCGGAAACAATAACATTGCACAAAGTCCGTATTTTCAATCAACCGCTAATGATATTGATTGGGAGAAACGTATTTTGTTACAATCAATTGTTCAGAAATACACCACACACAGTATTAGTTCAACCATTAATCTTCCCAATAATGCCACTGAAGAATTAGTAGGCGATATTTATTTAAAATCATGGGAGGCAGGATTAAAAGGGATTACCGTTTATAGAGATGGTTCGCGTTCCGGTGTACTTGTATCTGACAAGGAAAAAGAAAAATCAAATCATTTAAAAGATTCTATTCCGCCAAAACGCCCTGCAAAAATTGACGCGTCTATCATGCGCTTCATGAATCATAATGAAAAATGGATTGCGTTTGTGGGAATTATTGACAATCGGCCCTATGAAATTTTCACAGGTAAAGCCGAAGATTCGTTTATTTTACCGGAGTGGATTAGTAAAGGATGGATTACAAAAACAAAATCAGAAGGCGGTAAAAGCCGATATGATTTCCAATATCTTGATAAAGACGGATACAAAGTAACCATTGAGGGATTATCTCGTTCCTTTAACAAAGAGTATTGGAACTACGCTAAATTAATTTCAGGCGTGTTACGACATGGAATGCCTTTAATTCACGTGATTGATTTAATAGAGAATCTTAACTTCTCAAATGAAAGTATTATAACCTGGAAATCCGGATTAGAGCGCGCACTAAAACAATTCATTCCTAACGGTTCACAGGCCAAGGACAAGCAGTGTCCAAGTTGTGGCGACCCTAGCGGACTGATTTACGAAGAAGGGTGTTTAAAATGTAAAAGCTGCGGCCATTCAAAATGCGGTTAA
- a CDS encoding radical SAM protein, with the protein MILFDKIVFGPIVSRRFGKSLGINLLPLDNKVCNFNCIYCECGWTNLKNTKVKYTSYGDIVSAMQIKFKELGQKADLPDVITFAGNGEPTMHPQFLRIIEDTIRLRNLYMPKVKIVILSNGVLMNKPDVLEALLKVDLCVMKFDAGNDKLFKVIDQPLNNKSIDWYVQNLKKLEDKLIIQSIFLKGMFKNEYINSTDESNLNDWLNYIKQLHPNEVMIYTIDRETPAKELQKIPSETLSNIALRVNDAGIKAKVYT; encoded by the coding sequence GTGATTCTTTTTGATAAAATCGTATTTGGGCCTATTGTCAGTCGGCGTTTTGGAAAATCGTTAGGCATTAATCTTTTGCCTTTAGATAATAAGGTATGTAACTTTAATTGTATTTATTGTGAGTGCGGTTGGACAAATCTTAAAAACACTAAAGTTAAGTATACAAGTTATGGAGATATTGTTTCTGCAATGCAAATTAAATTCAAAGAGTTGGGACAAAAAGCAGATCTTCCGGATGTGATAACTTTTGCAGGAAATGGCGAACCAACAATGCATCCGCAATTTTTGAGAATTATCGAAGATACTATTCGATTAAGAAATTTATATATGCCAAAGGTAAAAATTGTTATTCTCTCGAACGGAGTATTAATGAATAAACCGGATGTTTTAGAAGCACTGTTGAAGGTTGATTTATGTGTTATGAAGTTTGATGCCGGTAATGATAAATTGTTTAAAGTAATCGACCAGCCATTAAATAATAAGAGCATCGATTGGTATGTTCAAAATCTAAAAAAACTTGAGGATAAATTAATTATACAATCTATTTTTCTTAAAGGCATGTTTAAGAATGAATATATTAACAGCACAGATGAGTCAAATTTGAACGATTGGCTAAATTATATAAAGCAGCTGCATCCAAATGAGGTCATGATTTACACTATAGATAGAGAAACTCCGGCTAAAGAACTGCAAAAAATTCCAAGTGAAACCTTAAGTAACATTGCTCTAAGAGTAAATGATGCCGGAATTAAGGCAAAAGTTTACACCTAG
- a CDS encoding proline dehydrogenase family protein, translating to MMNYTWLTKLLTKLVNFSLKIGLPIKPLIKKTVFKQFCGGETINESKIVIIKLYGINVKSILDYSVEGVSTDENFTNTLNETLKIIQTAHNNPSIPYTCIKLTGFVDTKLLEKVSSNQELSAIEQQEWLNLKNRLSTLFDAAQKYNVPVFIDAEESWIQPAIDKLAEEFMVNYNRNNHVVLTTLQMYRNDRLPYLKKLIKFARFHQIKLGIKLVRGAYLEKENERAKKLNYPSPINSTKAITDSEFDSAVKLCLDNIDIIMLCAGTHNEISTLLLLDEMKKRNLPNNHPNIFFSQLYGMSDNITMNLGAHEYNVTKYVPYGPVESVIPYLIRRAQENSGIAGQMSRELKMILHEQTRRNQLKLSGNA from the coding sequence ATAATGAATTATACGTGGCTTACCAAATTATTAACCAAGCTTGTTAACTTCTCTCTAAAAATAGGTTTACCTATTAAACCTTTAATAAAAAAAACTGTTTTTAAACAATTTTGTGGCGGAGAAACGATAAATGAAAGTAAAATTGTAATTATTAAATTATATGGCATTAACGTGAAGTCTATTTTAGACTATTCCGTTGAGGGCGTCAGTACAGATGAAAACTTTACAAATACACTAAATGAAACACTTAAAATAATTCAAACAGCGCATAACAACCCCTCCATACCCTACACATGTATAAAGCTAACAGGATTTGTAGATACAAAATTACTTGAGAAAGTAAGTTCTAATCAAGAATTGAGCGCGATTGAGCAACAAGAATGGCTCAACTTAAAAAACAGGCTTTCAACTTTATTTGATGCCGCACAAAAATATAATGTTCCGGTTTTTATTGATGCGGAAGAAAGTTGGATACAGCCAGCCATAGATAAACTAGCGGAGGAATTTATGGTGAACTATAATCGCAACAACCATGTTGTTCTTACAACTCTTCAGATGTATAGAAATGACAGATTGCCTTACTTGAAAAAACTCATCAAGTTTGCCAGATTTCATCAAATTAAACTGGGTATTAAATTGGTTCGAGGTGCCTATCTTGAAAAAGAAAATGAGCGTGCAAAAAAATTAAATTATCCCAGCCCGATTAATTCTACCAAAGCAATAACAGATTCTGAATTTGACAGTGCTGTGAAGTTGTGTTTAGATAATATTGATATTATTATGCTTTGTGCCGGTACTCATAATGAAATTAGCACTTTACTTCTTTTAGATGAAATGAAAAAAAGAAATTTACCAAATAATCATCCGAACATTTTCTTTTCTCAACTCTACGGAATGAGTGACAATATTACCATGAATCTTGGAGCACATGAATATAATGTAACAAAATACGTTCCGTACGGTCCGGTAGAATCTGTCATTCCCTACTTAATTAGAAGGGCTCAGGAAAATTCCGGTATTGCAGGACAAATGAGCAGAGAGCTAAAAATGATATTACATGAACAAACCCGACGTAATCAATTAAAACTATCAGGTAACGCATGA
- a CDS encoding Crp/Fnr family transcriptional regulator — MHLFDQSETIKLTEHTLLNSTYGKAESIYLIKKGAIKVFKKKQDELFILSIGFEGDIIGLEQLFNDSANDKYYYAVPGTEIKQLSIAPLQNILKTNSRLNMEVLQYISEMTDQVEVNLMNVTQRSVTCNMANLLIKLNSIKCNGIIPSVVTTKDLANLIGTTINYVYKTLQNMEGKKIVSFKDRRLRIVNNELLKQLATNGKI, encoded by the coding sequence ATGCATTTATTCGATCAGAGTGAGACAATAAAGCTCACTGAACATACCTTACTAAACAGTACGTATGGTAAGGCTGAAAGTATCTATCTTATAAAAAAAGGAGCTATCAAAGTATTTAAGAAAAAACAAGATGAGCTTTTCATTTTATCTATAGGTTTTGAAGGAGACATTATTGGACTGGAACAGCTGTTTAACGATAGCGCCAATGATAAATACTATTATGCAGTTCCGGGTACAGAAATCAAACAGCTATCCATTGCCCCTTTGCAAAATATACTCAAAACAAATTCACGATTAAACATGGAGGTGCTACAGTATATTTCTGAGATGACCGATCAGGTAGAAGTGAATCTGATGAATGTTACACAAAGAAGTGTTACCTGTAATATGGCTAATTTACTTATTAAACTAAATTCCATTAAATGTAATGGGATTATTCCAAGCGTTGTTACAACCAAAGACCTTGCTAACTTAATAGGCACCACAATAAATTATGTGTATAAAACTTTACAAAACATGGAAGGTAAAAAAATAGTAAGCTTCAAAGACCGAAGGTTACGCATTGTAAATAATGAGTTGTTAAAGCAGCTTGCCACAAACGGCAAAATTTAA